TTTTGAGCACATGTCTGGGGTCTCCCCAGAATGGTTGACCATCGGGCATATACACATCACATATCATTCTGGCAACGACATCTTTTTCGTTCCACGGAAGTATTGCAAAGGAATCAGGATCAGGTTTTAGAATCATATCTGATTCATCGATACGAACAAATCCTTCAATTGAAGATCCATCAAAAGATATTCCTACATCCAGAGCTTTCTGTATCTGGGTTACAGGTATTTCTACGTCTTTGACAACGCCCTGAATGTCAGTAAACTGCAATCTGATAAATTTAACATTGTTTGTTTCTATTGAATTGAGTACTTTTTCTTTGGTGCTACCAGTCATTACATCGCCTGTATTATATTTGCATTTAATCTATTGAGGTCAATATCCTTATTCCTTCATCTGAGTATATCATCTTTTTGGTTGAATCTTTTTACTTTAAATCAATGATAAACAGATAAATGTTGCCTGTTCTATTTTCCAGTTGATTTTGTGCACAATCAGCCGAAAAGAAGTATTGATCTGTCTTATTGATACGGCTTCAATTCATTTTTTATACTTGCATTTAACGTCGCATTCTTTATTGTATCTGTAATAATCGCATCTTATAGATACTTCCAGTTCCTGGTCCCAGTCAAGTCCAAATATCTCAGAAATATATGCAACTCCCTCTTCCAGAGCTACACGTACAGCTTTTTTACAGCATCTGGGTCCACCGGCATCTGCGATCATATCAAGGGATCTGGAAGTTGCCCGAAGTGAATGCGACCTCTCCTGGGGCAATAATGGGGTGGCACCTGTCAGGACACTAACTGCAACTCCTGTACCTATACCTGCTCCACATGCTCCGTAAAATCCACAGTACCCCCCGGGTATGGTTCTTCCCCGCTTGATCCCTTCCAGAATTGTGAATTCGTTCTTTTTTCCTGTATGATTCTGATAGGCGGCTATCAGCACAGCAGGGACAAGTGCATGATGTTCAGGCCCATGCATCGGAATCTCTGGATGGCGCATCAGGGTTTCTGCGATCTCAAAAGGATCCTCAAGATCAGTTTTTAAACAGAAGGTTTCAATTATTTCCACTGCATCCCTGGAGTGACATTCATTGCATACATAATGCTCCTTCTCACAGAGTAAATAGGTCTCCTTCTCTTCTCTGCAATAGTGACATCTTGCAGTTACTGCCTGGTTTAGATATTCAATATCCTTCCCGCAAACCATACAATCAGATTTTTGTTTAGGCCTGGTGCTTGAATTTATCATATTATCAATCTCGATATCTGAATTGAAATCCGGGCTTGTTCATCTGTTCATTGTTCTGATTTATCTATCTAAAATGCAGAAACCAGAGAGAATATATTATAATATTATATTGATTACATGGAAGATATATGGTTTCCGATTGATATGAACATCCATTCCTTATATCTCTTTGAACACCTTTGCAAGAGATTCTCCTTTTACATGTATTGAGAACTGGGAGAAGTATCCAAATGGTGTAGTATGTACTTCTATATCTCTCTGTTCCAGTTTTTCTTTTATCTTTGAAATAATCTCCACAGCACATTCAGGTGAAGATTTACTGGATGAGAGATGTGCAAAAGAATGGAGGACTATTCTATTCTTGTCTAGCTTATTAAGGTACCATCTAAGGTTGGTTACCGCCTTTTTGATTACCTTGTTTTGTCTTTCTTCGTCCACAGCTTCTACATGCATAAATATAACTGCTGCGTTTTCTATATTTGCCTGACTCCTGGTATCTTCAGCATTTTCAAGTGTTTTGCTATGGGTTTCAAACCGGAAATGCTCAGTATCAAACATTAGCATTTTCATTGTGAGTTCACCATATGGTAAATATTTCTGCAACCAATCAAATAGTTGATCATATAAGCAAAAATTTCAGGCCTGGATATTTATCGTTATTTGGCATAAATAGCATTAACATGCGCACATAAATATTTTATTTATAATGATTTCGGAAACATACTTTTTTAGTATATGCCTGTACAATGTTTTATTCTGTTGCAGGTGGGTGGATATAAAAA
Above is a genomic segment from Methanosalsum zhilinae DSM 4017 containing:
- a CDS encoding DUF5714 domain-containing protein, with product MINSSTRPKQKSDCMVCGKDIEYLNQAVTARCHYCREEKETYLLCEKEHYVCNECHSRDAVEIIETFCLKTDLEDPFEIAETLMRHPEIPMHGPEHHALVPAVLIAAYQNHTGKKNEFTILEGIKRGRTIPGGYCGFYGACGAGIGTGVAVSVLTGATPLLPQERSHSLRATSRSLDMIADAGGPRCCKKAVRVALEEGVAYISEIFGLDWDQELEVSIRCDYYRYNKECDVKCKYKK
- a CDS encoding threonyl-tRNA synthetase editing domain-containing protein — encoded protein: MKMLMFDTEHFRFETHSKTLENAEDTRSQANIENAAVIFMHVEAVDEERQNKVIKKAVTNLRWYLNKLDKNRIVLHSFAHLSSSKSSPECAVEIISKIKEKLEQRDIEVHTTPFGYFSQFSIHVKGESLAKVFKEI